The Rhinatrema bivittatum chromosome 4, aRhiBiv1.1, whole genome shotgun sequence genome window below encodes:
- the SAMD15 gene encoding sterile alpha motif domain-containing protein 15 isoform X2, giving the protein MRCQDCFLENFITGRKLIFVNCSSLPQMGITNFEHMKEISLLVRHLLKIEEPRWSQSISLPHRDTMGLFLEQKAPTGEKADALTLEEFAKKEQE; this is encoded by the exons ATGCGCTGCCAG GATTGTTTTCTAGAAAACTTCATCACAGGTCGGAAGCTGATCTTTGTTAACTGCTCCAGCCTCCCACAGATGGGGATAACCAACTTTGAGCACATGAAG GAAATCTCTTTACTGGTGCGGCACCTGCTGAAAATCGAAGAGCCTCGCTGGAGCCAGAGCATCTCTCTGCCACACCGGGACACCATGGGCTTATTCTTAGAGCAAAAGGCTCCGACCGGAGAGAAAGCTGACGCCCTGACCCTGGAAGAGTTTGCGAAGAAAGAGCAGGAATAG
- the SAMD15 gene encoding sterile alpha motif domain-containing protein 15 isoform X1 yields the protein MAELTEPVALNWSREEVAEWIVRCGFPQYQDCFLENFITGRKLIFVNCSSLPQMGITNFEHMKEISLLVRHLLKIEEPRWSQSISLPHRDTMGLFLEQKAPTGEKADALTLEEFAKKEQE from the exons ATGGCGGAGCTCACGGAACCCGTGGCCCTGAACTGGAGCCGCGAGGAGGTGGCGGAGTGGATCGTGCGCTGCGGCTTCCCGCAGTACCAG GATTGTTTTCTAGAAAACTTCATCACAGGTCGGAAGCTGATCTTTGTTAACTGCTCCAGCCTCCCACAGATGGGGATAACCAACTTTGAGCACATGAAG GAAATCTCTTTACTGGTGCGGCACCTGCTGAAAATCGAAGAGCCTCGCTGGAGCCAGAGCATCTCTCTGCCACACCGGGACACCATGGGCTTATTCTTAGAGCAAAAGGCTCCGACCGGAGAGAAAGCTGACGCCCTGACCCTGGAAGAGTTTGCGAAGAAAGAGCAGGAATAG